A region of the Exiguobacterium aurantiacum DSM 6208 genome:
TTTTTGCCATAAGTAGGTCCACTCCTTCAAATTTTGAATTCATTCTAGTATGGTGTTTACCACAAATCTTGACTTCAAAACATTTTATCGTAAATGTGACAAATTATTGTCGAAAAATTTTGACTTTTATCACAACTACCCGTTAGGATGAAAAAGGGAGCTATTTGCTTACTTGAAAATGTAAGCGCATACATGGATTCCCGATACTTTACGGAAAAGGGAGGAACGACCATGATTTATGAAGTCCCAAACTCGACAGGCACGAAAGTACACTTTAAAGACCGCTATGAGAACTACATCAATGGCAAGTGGACTGCGCCTGCCGGGGGAGAATATTTTGAGAACACCTCTCCGGTAAATGGTAAAGTTTTATGTGAAGTCGCCCGTTCGACAAAAGAAGATGTCGAACTCGCTCTAGACGCAGCCCATGCGGCCAAAGAGTCGTGGGGAAAAACATCGGTCACCGAGCGAGCCGTCATTTTGAATAAGATTGCCGATCGTATGGAAGAGAATCTTGAGATGCTCGCTTACGCGGAGACGTGGGAGAACGGAAAGGCCGTTCGTGAGACGCTCAACGCCGATCTTCCGCTCGCGATCGATCATTTCCGGTACTTCGCAGGTGTCATCCGCTCCCAAGAAGGCGGTATCAGTGAACTCGACAACGACACGGTCGCCTATCATTTCCAAGAACCGCTCGGCGTCGTCGCTCAAATCATCCCGTGGAACTTCCCGATTTTGATGGCCGTCTGGAAAGTCGCACCAGCCCTCGCCGCCGGAAACTGTATCGTCTTAAAACCAGCCGAACAGACGCCGTCTTCCATCATGGTGCTCATGGAATTGATTGAAGATTTACTTCCGCCGGGCGTCTTAAATATCGTCAACGGGTTCGGGCTAGAGGCCGGGAAACCGCTCGCCTCGAGCGACCGCGTCGATAAAGTCGCGTTCACAGGTGAGACGACGACAGGTCGCCTCATCATGCAATACGCGTCACAAAATATCATCCCGGTGACGCTCGAACTCGGCGGCAAATCACCGAACATCTTCTTCGCCGATATTATGGACGCAGATGACGACTTCTTTGATAAAGCGATTGAAGGACTCGTCATGTTCGCGTTGAACCAAGGCGAAGTGTGCACGTGTCCGTCACGCGCGCTCATCCATGAGTCGATTTATGAGCCATTCATGGAACGCGTCCTTGAACGTGTCAAAGCCATCAAGCTCGGCAACCCGCTCGACCCTGACGTTATGATGGGTGCCCAAGCCTCAAATGAGCAGCTCGAGAAAATCTTGTCGTACCTCGAGATCGGTAAATCAGAAGGTGCCGAGTGCCTCATCGGCGGCGAGCGCAACGTGATGGATGGTGAGCTCGCGGACGGTTTCTACGTCCAACCGACAATCTTCAAAGGCCATAACAAGATGCGCATCTTCCAAGAAGAAATTTTCGGACCGGTCCTCTCGGTGACGACGTTTAAAGACGACGCCGAAGCAATCGCCATCGCCAATGACACGCTTTACGGCCTCGGCGCCGGTGTGTGGACACGTGACATGAACCGGGCTTACCGCTTCGGGCGTGACATTCAAGCGGGCCGCGTCTGGATCAACTGTTACCATCAATATCCGGCGCACGCTGCGTTCGGCGGCTACAAGATGTCAGGAATCGGCCGTGAGAACCATAAGATGATGCTCAGCCACTATCAACGGACGAAAAACATGCTCGTCAGTTACAGCGAACAAAAACTCGGGTTCTTCTAAGATGGTGAATCGCGTCGAGGCCACCCCCGCCACGCTCGCGCTTCTCGATCGACTGAAACAAAAGCATGGACCGCTTCTATTTCACCAGTCCGGCGGATGCTGTGACGGAAGTTCACCGATGTGCTTTCCCCAAGGTGAATTTCTCGTCGGAGATCACGACGTCTTACTTGGCGAAATCGGGGGGTGTCCGTTCTATATCCACGAGAAGCAATATGATTATTGGAAGCATACGCAACTGATCATCGACGTCGTCGATGGCAGAGGCGGCATGTTCTCCGTCGAAGGCGTCGAAGGGAAACGGTTTTTAAGCCGTTCGCGTGTCTTCACAGACGAGGAGCGGGCCGAGCTGCAACAGTTGTGAAGATCCTTTTACACCAGCCATTTCAACAGATGGCTGGTTTTTTCATTATTTTCTTTTTCACTTTTAAAATTCTGATTCCCACTCCATCTTAAAAACAACTCTCTCATTTCTCGCCATCTTGTATAGTGAACATAGACAAGAAGGGAGCATGACGATGAGCCAATTATTGAACGACGTTCTCGGAAGTATATTCATCTCGTTACTCAGTTTCGCCGCCCCACTTTTTTTGATTTGTGGGACGATCGTGTATTCGAAAGTAAAGCGGTATAAGCAAAGTCAATATTATACACAGACCGGCCATCGCTACATGAAGGTCGTACAAGATATCGGGTTGTATGGCGAATATCGGTGCGTCGCTGAAATCGAGGCACGTCGGCTCGCCCCGCTCATCTTGACGAACCTATACTTACCTCATCCAACAAAGCGAGACCGCACGACAGAAATCGATGTAGTGTTCATCGACGAAAGTGGAATCCACGTCATCGAGTCTAAAAATTATAGCGGTTGGATTTTCGGACGAGAGCAGGACAGACAATGGACACAAACGTTATCCAATCGGAAGAAGTTCAAGTTCTACAATCCAATCAAACAAAACGAGCTCCACGTGCGGGCAGTCGAGCAAGCGCTCCAACTCGACCGGAGCTACTTACATTCTTGGATTGTGTTCAGTGACCGGTCGACGTTGAAACATATTGAATCGTCGACCGTGCCTGTGTTGAATCGTAAAACATGGGCGAAGCAGATGACGACCTCGCTTGAACCTCGATTGACAGCTGCCGAACGAATCGAGTTTTACGAACGACTCCTGCCTTATATGAACGCGAGTACTGAAGTCCAAGCAGCGCATATCGACGCCATCCAACAGCACAAGTCGCCGGTCGGTTAACGTTACCATGATCAAACCTCATGAAAAAGTCCCACTCACATTTTGAGCGGGACTTCTCTTATTTACTCTGCATTTTGAAGCGCAAGTACAACTCGTTGTAGTACGCGTTCATACGTTTTCCTAAGTTTTCATACACCTCAAGCTCGTCCGTCACATCGCTCGATGGATAGAAGCGCTCGTCCGAGACGACTTCTTCATCCAAGAATTCGAGCGCGGCATCGTTCGGTGTCGAATAGCCGACGTAGTCGGTATTGCGTGCAGCGACCTCGGCATCGAGCATGAAGTCGATGAATTGATGCGCCCCTTCGACGTTCTGGGCCGTACTTGGGATGACGAGGTTGTCGAACCAGAGATTCGTCCCTTCTTCCGGGATGACGTACGTTAACTCTTCGTTCTCGTACATGATCTCCGAAGCGTCACCGGACCAGACGACGGCAGCCGCCGCTTCCCGGTTCGCCATGAGCATCTTGATCTCGTCCCCGACGATCGCTTTAATGTTCGGCCAAAGCGTCTCAAGTTTCTTCTCGGCC
Encoded here:
- a CDS encoding nuclease-related domain-containing protein, with protein sequence MSQLLNDVLGSIFISLLSFAAPLFLICGTIVYSKVKRYKQSQYYTQTGHRYMKVVQDIGLYGEYRCVAEIEARRLAPLILTNLYLPHPTKRDRTTEIDVVFIDESGIHVIESKNYSGWIFGREQDRQWTQTLSNRKKFKFYNPIKQNELHVRAVEQALQLDRSYLHSWIVFSDRSTLKHIESSTVPVLNRKTWAKQMTTSLEPRLTAAERIEFYERLLPYMNASTEVQAAHIDAIQQHKSPVG
- a CDS encoding DUF779 domain-containing protein, whose protein sequence is MVNRVEATPATLALLDRLKQKHGPLLFHQSGGCCDGSSPMCFPQGEFLVGDHDVLLGEIGGCPFYIHEKQYDYWKHTQLIIDVVDGRGGMFSVEGVEGKRFLSRSRVFTDEERAELQQL
- the exaC gene encoding acetaldehyde dehydrogenase ExaC, with translation MIYEVPNSTGTKVHFKDRYENYINGKWTAPAGGEYFENTSPVNGKVLCEVARSTKEDVELALDAAHAAKESWGKTSVTERAVILNKIADRMEENLEMLAYAETWENGKAVRETLNADLPLAIDHFRYFAGVIRSQEGGISELDNDTVAYHFQEPLGVVAQIIPWNFPILMAVWKVAPALAAGNCIVLKPAEQTPSSIMVLMELIEDLLPPGVLNIVNGFGLEAGKPLASSDRVDKVAFTGETTTGRLIMQYASQNIIPVTLELGGKSPNIFFADIMDADDDFFDKAIEGLVMFALNQGEVCTCPSRALIHESIYEPFMERVLERVKAIKLGNPLDPDVMMGAQASNEQLEKILSYLEIGKSEGAECLIGGERNVMDGELADGFYVQPTIFKGHNKMRIFQEEIFGPVLSVTTFKDDAEAIAIANDTLYGLGAGVWTRDMNRAYRFGRDIQAGRVWINCYHQYPAHAAFGGYKMSGIGRENHKMMLSHYQRTKNMLVSYSEQKLGFF